In a single window of the Silurus meridionalis isolate SWU-2019-XX chromosome 8, ASM1480568v1, whole genome shotgun sequence genome:
- the LOC124389612 gene encoding utrophin-like isoform X2: MMKILRSFRRENNWKIMAMVRSSLQKVMLFLHRVQTMTFTSPRYQKLCKDIQTEIDANCASSRRRSSDQFHSFQGISPDENNYNYRNSIFPNRDFVEPQNESGAGLISLLEELWLWVKLKDEELLQQSTSVDDLSNLLQQQDICMRVEPLSENSMKEAAASGLQGRSMWLAHAVLDEAMEEQHHWDRLCFNTASWHQQVSWIVRKLQDLQDAMHQLDLGLAEMEDKWEGWCSEGQTLVSYMLDGFEESVPVMNHRLFLDAQVDNRLLSQHFLSVSVQYPWQRAVFHNSVPYYINHEKQTTSWDHPTMTQLFQSMIELQHVRFSAYRTALKSRRVQKALCLDLLELDMAQTVFKQHQLTKNEQLLEVPAIITCLLTIYTELHQVYPELIDIPLCVDLCLNWLLNVYDRDRTGKIQVLSIKTGLFSLSKGHLGKKYKYLFTQVASSAGVCTPKQLALLLHTTLQIPFQLGEAVAFGGSNVEPSVHSCFQHVGDKDTVELEQFVEWMHLEPQSMVWLPVLHRLAAAENAKHKAKCNICKECPMVGFRYRSLKHFNYDVCQRCFFTGRTTRSHKLTYPMVEYCMPTTSGEDVRDFTKVLKNKFRSKKYFSKHPRLGYLPVQTIDLDMNENYTYSQDGGHVGSGTHQTDVLSGGSDKQLPCHCIYLTTQQ, translated from the exons ATGATGAAAATCTTGAGGAGCTTCCGGAGGGAAAACAACTGGAAAATAATGGCTATGGTGAGATCCTCACTCCAGAAAGTGATGCTGTTTCTGCACAGAGTCCAAACCATGACTTTCACATCACCGAGATATCAGAAACTGTGCAAG GATATTCAGACAGAGATCGATGCCAACTGTGCTTCCTCAAGAAGGAGGTCCAGTGACCAGTTTCACAGTTTCCAAGGAATAAGCCCTGATGAAAATAACTACAATTATAGAAATTCTATCTTTCCTAACAG GGACTTTGTGGAACCTCAGAATGAGAGTGGAGCAGGCCTGATTTCTCTCTTGGAGGAGCTTTGGCTCTGGGTGAAGCTGAAAGATGAAGAACTGTTGCAGCAAAGCACCAGTGTAGATGATCTGAGTAATCTTCTGCAGCAACAAGACATCTGTATG CGTGTGGAGCCTCTGAGTGAAAACAGCATGAAAGAAGCAGCAG CATCTGGTCTGCAGGGGAGAAGCATGTGGCTGGCTCATGCAGTGCTAGATGAAGCCATGGAAGAGCAGCATCACTGGGATCGCTTATGTTTTAACACAGCCAGCTGGCACCAGCAGGTCAGCTGGATAGTGAGAAAACTGCAGGACCTCCAGGATGCTATGCATCAGCTAGACTTGGGCTTGGCAGAGATGGAGGATAAGTGGGAGGGATGGTGCTCAGAAGGACAAACTCTGGTCAGCTATATGCTGGATGGTTTTGAGGAAAGT GTACCAGTGATGAATCACAGACTGTTCCTAGATGCTCAAGTTGATAACAGACTGTTGTCTCAACACTTCTTATCTG TCTCTGTTCAGTACCCATGGCAGAGGGCTGTATTCCATAACAGTGTTCCTTATTACATCAA TCATGAAAAGCAGACCACATCCTGGGATCATCCAACAATGACTCAGCTATTTCAGTCAATGA TTGAGCTCCAGCATGTGAGATTTTCAGCCTACCGCACAGCTTTGAAGAGCCGCAGAGTTCAGAAAGCCTTGTGCT tggacCTTTTGGAGTTGGACATGGCTCAGACTGTCTTTAAACAACATCAACTGACTAaaaatgagcaacttttggagGTTCCAGCCATCATTACATGTCTGTTGACAATATACACTGAACTTCATCAGGTGTATCCAGAGCTCATTGATATCCCCCTGTGTGTGGACCTGTGTCTTAACTGGCTCCTAAATGTTTACGACAG AGATCGTACTGGAAAAATTCAAGTTCTGTCCATAAAGACTGGGCTGTTTTCTCTTTCAAAAGGACACCTTGGAAAGAAGTATAAAT ATCTGTTCACTCAGGTGGCAAGCTCTGCAGGAGTGTGTACCCCAAAACAGCTGGCACTGCTGCTGCACACCACTCTCCAGATTCCCTTTCAACTGGGTGAAGCTGTTGCTTTTGGGGGGAGTAATGTAGAACCAAGTGTCCACAGTTGCTTTCAGCAT GTTGGCGATAAGGACACAGTTGAGCTGGAGCAGTTTGTGGAGTGGATGCATTTGGAGCCTCAGTCTATGGTGTGGCTGCCAGTGCTGCACAGATTAGCTGCAGCTGAGAACGCCAAGCACAAGGCCAAGTGTAACATCTGTAAAGAGTGTCCCATGGTGGGCTTTAG GTATCGCAGTCTGAAGCACTTCAACTATGATGTGTGTCAAAGATGTTTTTTCACTGGAAGAACCACCAGAAGTCACAAATTAACCTATCCCATGGTGGAATACTGTATGCCT ACCACCTCTGGGGAAGATGTGCGTGATTTTACCAAGGTGCTGAAAAACAAGTTTCGATCTAAGAAGTACTTCAGTAAACACCCACGTCTTGGATACCTGCCAGTCCAGACTATTGATCTAGACAT
- the LOC124389612 gene encoding utrophin-like isoform X3 has translation MMKILRSFRRENNWKIMAMVRSSLQKVMLFLHRVQTMTFTSPRYQKLCKDIQTEIDANCASSRRRSSDQFHSFQGISPDENNYNYRNSIFPNRDFVEPQNESGAGLISLLEELWLWVKLKDEELLQQSTSVDDLSNLLQQQDICMRVEPLSENSMKEAAASGLQGRSMWLAHAVLDEAMEEQHHWDRLCFNTASWHQQVSWIVRKLQDLQDAMHQLDLGLAEMEDKWEGWCSEGQTLVSYMLDGFEESQSFIRGRTEMYPCARDMSSSLVPLPDIQLAPISSLPPHSAETQLDILEVPVMNHRLFLDAQVDNRLLSQHFLSVSVQYPWQRAVFHNSVPYYINHEKQTTSWDHPTMTQLFQSMIELQHVRFSAYRTALKSRRVQKALCLDLLELDMAQTVFKQHQLTKNEQLLEVPAIITCLLTIYTELHQVYPELIDIPLCVDLCLNWLLNVYDRDRTGKIQVLSIKTGLFSLSKGHLGKKYKYLFTQVASSAGVCTPKQLALLLHTTLQIPFQLGEAVAFGGSNVEPSVHSCFQHVGDKDTVELEQFVEWMHLEPQSMVWLPVLHRLAAAENAKHKAKCNICKECPMVGFRYSV, from the exons ATGATGAAAATCTTGAGGAGCTTCCGGAGGGAAAACAACTGGAAAATAATGGCTATGGTGAGATCCTCACTCCAGAAAGTGATGCTGTTTCTGCACAGAGTCCAAACCATGACTTTCACATCACCGAGATATCAGAAACTGTGCAAG GATATTCAGACAGAGATCGATGCCAACTGTGCTTCCTCAAGAAGGAGGTCCAGTGACCAGTTTCACAGTTTCCAAGGAATAAGCCCTGATGAAAATAACTACAATTATAGAAATTCTATCTTTCCTAACAG GGACTTTGTGGAACCTCAGAATGAGAGTGGAGCAGGCCTGATTTCTCTCTTGGAGGAGCTTTGGCTCTGGGTGAAGCTGAAAGATGAAGAACTGTTGCAGCAAAGCACCAGTGTAGATGATCTGAGTAATCTTCTGCAGCAACAAGACATCTGTATG CGTGTGGAGCCTCTGAGTGAAAACAGCATGAAAGAAGCAGCAG CATCTGGTCTGCAGGGGAGAAGCATGTGGCTGGCTCATGCAGTGCTAGATGAAGCCATGGAAGAGCAGCATCACTGGGATCGCTTATGTTTTAACACAGCCAGCTGGCACCAGCAGGTCAGCTGGATAGTGAGAAAACTGCAGGACCTCCAGGATGCTATGCATCAGCTAGACTTGGGCTTGGCAGAGATGGAGGATAAGTGGGAGGGATGGTGCTCAGAAGGACAAACTCTGGTCAGCTATATGCTGGATGGTTTTGAGGAAAGT CAAAGTTTTATTAGGGGAAGAACAGAAATGTATCCCTGTGCAAGAGATATGAGTAGCAGTTTGGTTCCACTTCCTGACATTCAGCTGGCTCCAATTTCATCACTGCCACCTCATAGTGCTGAAACACAGCTGGACATTTTAGAG GTACCAGTGATGAATCACAGACTGTTCCTAGATGCTCAAGTTGATAACAGACTGTTGTCTCAACACTTCTTATCTG TCTCTGTTCAGTACCCATGGCAGAGGGCTGTATTCCATAACAGTGTTCCTTATTACATCAA TCATGAAAAGCAGACCACATCCTGGGATCATCCAACAATGACTCAGCTATTTCAGTCAATGA TTGAGCTCCAGCATGTGAGATTTTCAGCCTACCGCACAGCTTTGAAGAGCCGCAGAGTTCAGAAAGCCTTGTGCT tggacCTTTTGGAGTTGGACATGGCTCAGACTGTCTTTAAACAACATCAACTGACTAaaaatgagcaacttttggagGTTCCAGCCATCATTACATGTCTGTTGACAATATACACTGAACTTCATCAGGTGTATCCAGAGCTCATTGATATCCCCCTGTGTGTGGACCTGTGTCTTAACTGGCTCCTAAATGTTTACGACAG AGATCGTACTGGAAAAATTCAAGTTCTGTCCATAAAGACTGGGCTGTTTTCTCTTTCAAAAGGACACCTTGGAAAGAAGTATAAAT ATCTGTTCACTCAGGTGGCAAGCTCTGCAGGAGTGTGTACCCCAAAACAGCTGGCACTGCTGCTGCACACCACTCTCCAGATTCCCTTTCAACTGGGTGAAGCTGTTGCTTTTGGGGGGAGTAATGTAGAACCAAGTGTCCACAGTTGCTTTCAGCAT GTTGGCGATAAGGACACAGTTGAGCTGGAGCAGTTTGTGGAGTGGATGCATTTGGAGCCTCAGTCTATGGTGTGGCTGCCAGTGCTGCACAGATTAGCTGCAGCTGAGAACGCCAAGCACAAGGCCAAGTGTAACATCTGTAAAGAGTGTCCCATGGTGGGCTTTAG GTACAGTGTTTGA
- the LOC124389612 gene encoding utrophin-like isoform X1, giving the protein MMKILRSFRRENNWKIMAMVRSSLQKVMLFLHRVQTMTFTSPRYQKLCKDIQTEIDANCASSRRRSSDQFHSFQGISPDENNYNYRNSIFPNRDFVEPQNESGAGLISLLEELWLWVKLKDEELLQQSTSVDDLSNLLQQQDICMRVEPLSENSMKEAAASGLQGRSMWLAHAVLDEAMEEQHHWDRLCFNTASWHQQVSWIVRKLQDLQDAMHQLDLGLAEMEDKWEGWCSEGQTLVSYMLDGFEESQSFIRGRTEMYPCARDMSSSLVPLPDIQLAPISSLPPHSAETQLDILEVPVMNHRLFLDAQVDNRLLSQHFLSVSVQYPWQRAVFHNSVPYYINHEKQTTSWDHPTMTQLFQSMIELQHVRFSAYRTALKSRRVQKALCLDLLELDMAQTVFKQHQLTKNEQLLEVPAIITCLLTIYTELHQVYPELIDIPLCVDLCLNWLLNVYDRDRTGKIQVLSIKTGLFSLSKGHLGKKYKYLFTQVASSAGVCTPKQLALLLHTTLQIPFQLGEAVAFGGSNVEPSVHSCFQHVGDKDTVELEQFVEWMHLEPQSMVWLPVLHRLAAAENAKHKAKCNICKECPMVGFRYRSLKHFNYDVCQRCFFTGRTTRSHKLTYPMVEYCMPTTSGEDVRDFTKVLKNKFRSKKYFSKHPRLGYLPVQTIDLDMNENYTYSQDGGHVGSGTHQTDVLSGGSDKQLPCHCIYLTTQQ; this is encoded by the exons ATGATGAAAATCTTGAGGAGCTTCCGGAGGGAAAACAACTGGAAAATAATGGCTATGGTGAGATCCTCACTCCAGAAAGTGATGCTGTTTCTGCACAGAGTCCAAACCATGACTTTCACATCACCGAGATATCAGAAACTGTGCAAG GATATTCAGACAGAGATCGATGCCAACTGTGCTTCCTCAAGAAGGAGGTCCAGTGACCAGTTTCACAGTTTCCAAGGAATAAGCCCTGATGAAAATAACTACAATTATAGAAATTCTATCTTTCCTAACAG GGACTTTGTGGAACCTCAGAATGAGAGTGGAGCAGGCCTGATTTCTCTCTTGGAGGAGCTTTGGCTCTGGGTGAAGCTGAAAGATGAAGAACTGTTGCAGCAAAGCACCAGTGTAGATGATCTGAGTAATCTTCTGCAGCAACAAGACATCTGTATG CGTGTGGAGCCTCTGAGTGAAAACAGCATGAAAGAAGCAGCAG CATCTGGTCTGCAGGGGAGAAGCATGTGGCTGGCTCATGCAGTGCTAGATGAAGCCATGGAAGAGCAGCATCACTGGGATCGCTTATGTTTTAACACAGCCAGCTGGCACCAGCAGGTCAGCTGGATAGTGAGAAAACTGCAGGACCTCCAGGATGCTATGCATCAGCTAGACTTGGGCTTGGCAGAGATGGAGGATAAGTGGGAGGGATGGTGCTCAGAAGGACAAACTCTGGTCAGCTATATGCTGGATGGTTTTGAGGAAAGT CAAAGTTTTATTAGGGGAAGAACAGAAATGTATCCCTGTGCAAGAGATATGAGTAGCAGTTTGGTTCCACTTCCTGACATTCAGCTGGCTCCAATTTCATCACTGCCACCTCATAGTGCTGAAACACAGCTGGACATTTTAGAG GTACCAGTGATGAATCACAGACTGTTCCTAGATGCTCAAGTTGATAACAGACTGTTGTCTCAACACTTCTTATCTG TCTCTGTTCAGTACCCATGGCAGAGGGCTGTATTCCATAACAGTGTTCCTTATTACATCAA TCATGAAAAGCAGACCACATCCTGGGATCATCCAACAATGACTCAGCTATTTCAGTCAATGA TTGAGCTCCAGCATGTGAGATTTTCAGCCTACCGCACAGCTTTGAAGAGCCGCAGAGTTCAGAAAGCCTTGTGCT tggacCTTTTGGAGTTGGACATGGCTCAGACTGTCTTTAAACAACATCAACTGACTAaaaatgagcaacttttggagGTTCCAGCCATCATTACATGTCTGTTGACAATATACACTGAACTTCATCAGGTGTATCCAGAGCTCATTGATATCCCCCTGTGTGTGGACCTGTGTCTTAACTGGCTCCTAAATGTTTACGACAG AGATCGTACTGGAAAAATTCAAGTTCTGTCCATAAAGACTGGGCTGTTTTCTCTTTCAAAAGGACACCTTGGAAAGAAGTATAAAT ATCTGTTCACTCAGGTGGCAAGCTCTGCAGGAGTGTGTACCCCAAAACAGCTGGCACTGCTGCTGCACACCACTCTCCAGATTCCCTTTCAACTGGGTGAAGCTGTTGCTTTTGGGGGGAGTAATGTAGAACCAAGTGTCCACAGTTGCTTTCAGCAT GTTGGCGATAAGGACACAGTTGAGCTGGAGCAGTTTGTGGAGTGGATGCATTTGGAGCCTCAGTCTATGGTGTGGCTGCCAGTGCTGCACAGATTAGCTGCAGCTGAGAACGCCAAGCACAAGGCCAAGTGTAACATCTGTAAAGAGTGTCCCATGGTGGGCTTTAG GTATCGCAGTCTGAAGCACTTCAACTATGATGTGTGTCAAAGATGTTTTTTCACTGGAAGAACCACCAGAAGTCACAAATTAACCTATCCCATGGTGGAATACTGTATGCCT ACCACCTCTGGGGAAGATGTGCGTGATTTTACCAAGGTGCTGAAAAACAAGTTTCGATCTAAGAAGTACTTCAGTAAACACCCACGTCTTGGATACCTGCCAGTCCAGACTATTGATCTAGACAT